The following are from one region of the Methanococcoides methylutens genome:
- a CDS encoding slipin family protein has translation MIEEYIIPILVIGVIILTQALKMVKEYERVVIFRLGRLSGVKGPGLFLIIPIIDTVMKVDLRVVTIDVPKQAVITKDNVTVAVDAVIYYKVLKPDAAITEVENFKFATSMLSQTTLRDVIGQIELDQLLSERETINKDIQELLDISTDPWGIKVTGVTLRDVSIDDTMLRAIAKQAEAEREKRSRIILAEGEFMAAQKMKDAAQLYQDIPVALKLRELQTIAEVAREKNLVVVTNSTEIGEIAALSTAFGKK, from the coding sequence ATGATAGAAGAATACATAATACCTATACTTGTAATTGGAGTTATCATCTTAACTCAAGCGCTCAAAATGGTCAAAGAATACGAGCGAGTCGTTATTTTTAGATTGGGACGACTTAGCGGAGTAAAGGGACCAGGACTTTTCCTTATCATCCCTATCATCGATACAGTGATGAAGGTTGATCTGCGAGTTGTAACTATTGACGTTCCAAAACAGGCAGTCATCACAAAAGATAATGTTACTGTGGCTGTTGATGCTGTTATTTACTATAAGGTTCTCAAACCTGATGCTGCAATCACAGAGGTAGAGAACTTCAAGTTCGCAACATCCATGCTTTCCCAGACAACCCTCAGGGATGTTATCGGGCAGATTGAACTTGACCAGCTCCTATCAGAACGTGAGACCATCAATAAGGACATACAGGAGTTGCTCGACATTTCCACAGACCCATGGGGAATCAAGGTCACGGGAGTCACTCTGAGAGATGTGAGCATCGATGATACCATGCTTCGTGCAATTGCAAAGCAGGCAGAAGCCGAAAGGGAAAAGCGTTCACGCATAATTCTTGCGGAGGGTGAGTTCATGGCTGCACAAAAGATGAAAGATGCTGCACAGCTCTACCAGGACATACCTGTAGCTCTCAAACTAAGGGAACTGCAGACCATTGCCGAAGTTGCACGTGAAAAGAACCTCGTGGTAGTAACAAATTCAACGGAGATCGGAGAGATCGCTGCACTTTCCACCGCATTCGGTAAGAAATAA
- a CDS encoding DHH family phosphoesterase — MREECTECGGKGYEVLSTEKCPECKGAGKSKSVNLMSLSQKDVNSFLKDGSVCPKCGGSGEIEVRKTCTACNGKGAFYKCDICGKSIDGPINGKEACSTCGKIDIVHVLDNSCNQDELEVGKMYRATVNNLANFGVFVDLNSNLRGLIHSSNLSTPLEAGATVVVEVKEVRRDGKMDLIPRQVKDFNIVEVEKEIPIRKSIELDKFIGKLIKVEGEVIQVKQTGGPTIFTISDEEGLISCAAFERAGERAYPEIDADMIITGTGEVTSRADRLQVEVKSMKRLTGAKEEAVKKRIDEVLDKRAEPSEIEFLVESEILEKLRPAMRQVTKEIKKAIMRSKPILLRHHADADGMTAAVAIERAILPMIREINGSDAEYHYYKRAPSKAPFYEMPDVTKDISYALEDAARHGQKLPLVVMVDNGSTEEDVPAMRQAQVYGIDMVVVDHHHPDEIVDQYLLGHVNPAHVGGDFGMTAGMLATEVARMINPDVTDEIKHLPAIAATGDRSEAGEAEAYKQLVADKYSQKDLKDIALALDFEAYWLKFSSGKGIVDDLMDLGDKTRHKKIVNLLCEQANAMIDEQLTACMPNVKSQDLPNGAVLNVLDVENYAHKFTFPAPGKTSGEVHDRMCQKLEGRPVITIGYGPDFAVIRSKGVLMNIPQMVRELHEEIVGAGVNGGGHLVVGSIKFVEGMRSEVLSKLVEKIGSVGVE; from the coding sequence ATGAGAGAAGAGTGTACTGAATGTGGAGGAAAAGGATATGAAGTTCTCTCCACTGAGAAATGTCCTGAATGTAAAGGCGCGGGAAAATCAAAGTCTGTTAACCTCATGAGCCTTTCACAAAAGGACGTGAACAGTTTTTTGAAAGATGGTTCAGTTTGCCCGAAATGCGGTGGAAGCGGGGAAATCGAAGTAAGAAAAACATGCACGGCATGCAATGGCAAAGGTGCCTTCTATAAATGTGATATTTGCGGAAAATCCATCGATGGTCCGATCAATGGAAAGGAAGCTTGCAGTACCTGTGGTAAGATAGATATCGTTCATGTGCTGGATAATTCCTGTAATCAGGATGAGCTTGAAGTCGGGAAGATGTACCGTGCTACTGTGAACAACCTTGCGAACTTCGGTGTTTTCGTAGATCTGAATTCCAACCTTCGCGGTCTGATACACTCGAGCAATCTTAGTACTCCTCTTGAGGCAGGAGCTACTGTTGTCGTTGAAGTTAAGGAAGTTCGCCGCGATGGTAAGATGGACCTGATCCCAAGGCAGGTCAAGGATTTCAACATCGTGGAAGTTGAAAAGGAAATACCTATCAGGAAGTCCATAGAGCTCGATAAGTTCATTGGTAAACTTATCAAGGTAGAGGGTGAGGTCATACAGGTCAAACAGACCGGTGGCCCTACTATATTTACAATATCTGATGAGGAAGGTCTCATTTCCTGTGCCGCCTTTGAGCGAGCAGGAGAGCGTGCTTATCCGGAGATCGATGCCGATATGATAATAACCGGTACGGGGGAGGTAACGTCCCGTGCTGACAGGCTTCAGGTAGAGGTAAAGAGCATGAAACGTCTCACCGGTGCAAAGGAGGAGGCTGTCAAGAAGAGGATCGATGAAGTGCTTGACAAAAGAGCGGAACCTTCAGAGATCGAATTCCTTGTAGAAAGCGAGATCCTTGAAAAGCTCAGGCCTGCAATGCGCCAGGTGACCAAGGAGATCAAGAAGGCTATAATGAGGTCAAAGCCGATCCTTCTTCGCCATCATGCTGATGCCGACGGAATGACCGCAGCAGTAGCCATCGAGAGGGCTATCCTTCCGATGATCAGGGAGATAAACGGATCTGATGCAGAATATCATTATTACAAGCGTGCACCATCCAAAGCACCATTCTACGAAATGCCGGATGTTACCAAGGATATATCCTATGCACTCGAAGATGCTGCCAGACATGGGCAGAAACTTCCACTGGTTGTCATGGTGGACAATGGTTCCACAGAAGAGGATGTACCAGCCATGAGACAGGCACAGGTCTATGGTATCGACATGGTTGTCGTGGATCACCATCATCCGGATGAGATCGTTGACCAATACCTGCTCGGTCACGTGAACCCTGCACATGTTGGCGGGGATTTCGGAATGACCGCTGGAATGCTTGCAACAGAAGTTGCACGTATGATAAATCCTGATGTGACGGATGAGATCAAACACCTGCCTGCAATTGCTGCGACAGGGGACCGCTCTGAAGCAGGTGAAGCAGAGGCTTATAAACAGCTGGTTGCTGACAAGTATTCCCAGAAAGACCTCAAGGACATTGCACTGGCACTTGACTTTGAAGCATACTGGCTCAAGTTCAGTAGTGGAAAAGGCATTGTGGATGACCTCATGGACCTTGGTGATAAGACCAGGCATAAGAAGATCGTGAACTTGCTCTGTGAACAGGCAAATGCCATGATCGATGAGCAGTTGACTGCATGCATGCCTAACGTCAAATCCCAGGACCTGCCAAACGGTGCAGTCCTGAACGTCCTGGACGTTGAGAACTATGCACATAAGTTCACTTTCCCTGCACCAGGCAAGACCTCAGGTGAAGTGCATGACCGCATGTGCCAGAAACTTGAAGGACGTCCGGTCATCACTATCGGATACGGCCCTGACTTTGCTGTGATCCGCTCAAAAGGTGTTCTTATGAACATCCCGCAGATGGTACGCGAGCTTCATGAGGAGATCGTGGGTGCCGGTGTTAACGGTGGCGGACACCTTGTGGTTGGAAGTATCAAGTTCGTAGAAGGGATGCGTTCTGAGGTGCTTTCCAAACTGGTAGAAAAGATCGGTTCTGTGGGAGTGGAGTGA
- a CDS encoding orotate phosphoribosyltransferase-like protein, which produces MNNIEEMIQKAVELQANGLVTGQIANELNVSRETVTWLLTRSKKDVVAPAPKDISVNWSSIGQSSFRLKCVSQALCDMVAESLEKTDQLADVVIGIGLSGIPIATIMSEELGLEFGIFHDYDDQKEKSRQRGIFSRNFADVRGKNCIIVDDVVSSGATITDVVEQLREVDANPVAIAVILDKMNSDSIANVPMSSLVRITRVD; this is translated from the coding sequence ATGAACAATATAGAAGAAATGATCCAGAAAGCAGTTGAATTGCAAGCTAACGGCCTTGTCACAGGCCAGATAGCAAACGAGCTCAACGTATCCCGGGAAACCGTCACATGGCTTTTGACACGTTCAAAGAAGGACGTCGTTGCTCCTGCACCAAAGGACATATCCGTGAACTGGAGCAGCATCGGACAAAGTTCTTTCAGGCTCAAATGTGTATCACAGGCACTCTGTGATATGGTTGCAGAGTCACTTGAGAAGACCGATCAGTTAGCTGACGTCGTGATAGGGATCGGGCTTAGCGGAATACCTATCGCTACAATAATGTCAGAAGAACTCGGACTTGAATTCGGTATTTTCCACGACTATGATGACCAGAAAGAAAAAAGTCGTCAGAGAGGTATCTTTAGCAGGAACTTCGCTGATGTAAGAGGAAAGAACTGCATAATCGTAGATGACGTTGTCTCATCGGGTGCTACTATCACAGATGTGGTGGAACAACTTCGCGAAGTAGATGCGAATCCTGTTGCCATAGCTGTAATTCTGGACAAGATGAACTCAGATTCAATAGCCAATGTGCCAATGAGCTCACTGGTACGTATCACACGTGTAGACTGA
- a CDS encoding AIR synthase-related protein has protein sequence MDIEGYARKGLRKNDPELEDKLTERILEIKDTTPEHARSLAKAAIVEAKATLNVEGDVLTSTVSGVSMGEFGVGSRGLGDFYAHEKLAEVIGKTSAAVDTSHLDDSGAILNETGNGYIIITIDGIHSRLSDFPFLAGFHVARASLRDVYVMGSRPVALLSDIHVADDGDVAKIFDHIAGITTVSELTGIPLVTGSTLRIGGDMDIGERMTGGVGAVGTATDLTARIQTQVGDVILMSEGAGGGTVSTAALYYEMHDVVDETINIKFLEACDALIASGLTKHVHAMTDVTNGGIRGDAKEISRTAGVKLVFDEAKMRPLVNPKVLDMLEKLEIDYLGVSLDALLVIAPREYADDIMKTVRDAGVEIDIIGEVVEGSGAEINIDGKMCDFTPRFRESAYTPIKKMIGDTEPRDFEEMKRAVDNAANEAIDKKRKVIEMIKGK, from the coding sequence ATGGATATAGAAGGCTATGCAAGAAAAGGACTTCGAAAGAATGATCCTGAACTTGAGGACAAACTGACAGAACGTATACTTGAGATAAAGGACACAACGCCTGAACACGCCAGGTCACTTGCAAAAGCAGCTATTGTAGAGGCAAAGGCCACACTTAATGTCGAAGGCGATGTACTGACCTCCACTGTCTCCGGCGTGAGCATGGGTGAATTTGGCGTCGGTTCCCGTGGACTGGGGGATTTCTACGCACATGAGAAGCTCGCAGAGGTCATCGGAAAGACCAGTGCAGCGGTCGATACATCCCATCTTGACGATTCAGGCGCTATCCTGAACGAGACCGGGAATGGGTATATAATTATTACAATTGATGGGATACACTCCCGTCTTAGCGATTTTCCTTTCCTTGCAGGTTTCCACGTAGCCCGTGCATCCCTTCGTGATGTGTATGTGATGGGTTCCCGACCTGTGGCACTCCTGTCCGACATCCACGTTGCCGATGATGGCGATGTTGCCAAGATCTTTGACCATATTGCGGGAATTACCACGGTGTCCGAACTTACAGGCATCCCTCTTGTAACGGGTAGCACTCTCCGTATCGGCGGCGATATGGATATCGGTGAGCGTATGACCGGTGGTGTTGGTGCAGTTGGTACAGCTACAGACCTTACAGCCCGCATTCAGACGCAGGTTGGAGATGTCATCCTTATGAGCGAGGGTGCAGGCGGTGGGACAGTTTCCACTGCAGCGCTTTATTATGAGATGCACGATGTGGTTGATGAGACCATCAACATCAAGTTCCTCGAGGCATGTGATGCACTGATCGCATCCGGCCTGACAAAGCATGTGCATGCAATGACAGATGTGACCAACGGTGGTATCCGTGGCGATGCAAAAGAGATCTCACGAACTGCCGGTGTCAAGCTTGTCTTCGATGAAGCAAAGATGCGTCCGCTTGTCAATCCGAAAGTTCTCGACATGCTGGAAAAGCTGGAGATAGACTACCTTGGCGTATCACTTGATGCATTGCTCGTTATCGCACCGAGGGAATATGCAGACGATATCATGAAGACCGTCAGGGATGCAGGCGTTGAGATCGACATCATCGGAGAGGTTGTCGAAGGCAGCGGTGCAGAGATAAACATCGATGGAAAAATGTGTGATTTCACCCCGCGCTTCAGGGAATCGGCTTACACTCCAATCAAGAAGATGATCGGGGATACAGAGCCAAGGGACTTTGAAGAGATGAAGCGTGCAGTGGATAATGCTGCAAATGAAGCCATTGATAAGAAAAGAAAAGTTATAGAAATGATAAAAGGGAAGTGA
- a CDS encoding recombinase family protein, giving the protein MESSENSVGYARTSTKDQNIDTQIVQLKNKGIPAEQIFFDGGISGSVPAPERPGFKKLLKYIESHDVDTIYLFEISRLGRTFIDTLNLIMEFEDKGVRVVSLSPSEAWSTAGDPHYRKLLISIFGWVAENEKRIMRERIKVGIERHRKEKKTWGRPTKEPNKKEVMKYRDKGLTWSEISRVMNVPASTLYKYRDVWEEQDRIEKVNRASE; this is encoded by the coding sequence ATGGAATCTTCAGAAAATTCAGTTGGATATGCAAGGACAAGTACGAAGGATCAGAACATCGACACCCAGATTGTCCAACTCAAAAACAAAGGCATCCCTGCGGAGCAAATATTCTTTGACGGGGGTATCAGTGGGAGCGTCCCGGCTCCCGAGAGACCTGGATTCAAGAAGCTCTTGAAGTATATCGAGTCTCATGATGTGGACACGATCTATCTATTCGAAATCTCGAGGCTTGGGAGGACTTTTATTGATACCCTTAACCTGATTATGGAATTCGAAGATAAAGGCGTCAGAGTGGTCTCCTTGAGCCCCAGCGAGGCCTGGTCCACAGCAGGTGATCCTCATTACAGGAAGCTTTTGATTTCGATCTTTGGATGGGTTGCAGAGAATGAGAAGAGGATAATGAGGGAACGGATAAAGGTGGGCATAGAACGGCACAGGAAGGAGAAGAAAACATGGGGAAGACCCACCAAAGAGCCGAACAAAAAAGAGGTCATGAAGTACAGGGATAAGGGTCTGACATGGTCCGAGATCTCAAGGGTGATGAATGTTCCGGCCAGTACATTGTACAAGTACAGGGATGTCTGGGAAGAACAAGACCGGATAGAGAAAGTTAATAGAGCATCGGAGTGA
- a CDS encoding GIY-YIG nuclease family protein: MPKRMYGYLKGPIDWNSAIYNKISGMPGIYIVTVRERNWGIPYPFGMSNIIYIGQSEDIGSRLREHETRGENHGFAQYRAYHNINVYFKPMDPSSNLERWESNMILDFVNKFGCAPVCNNQIPRGK; this comes from the coding sequence ATGCCAAAGAGAATGTATGGATATCTCAAAGGTCCAATCGATTGGAATAGTGCGATTTATAATAAGATATCAGGAATGCCGGGAATTTACATTGTAACTGTAAGAGAACGAAACTGGGGGATTCCCTATCCTTTTGGAATGAGTAATATCATTTACATCGGTCAGTCGGAGGATATCGGTAGCAGACTTAGGGAGCATGAAACTAGGGGGGAAAATCATGGTTTCGCGCAGTATAGGGCTTATCACAATATCAACGTTTATTTTAAGCCTATGGACCCAAGCTCAAACCTTGAAAGGTGGGAAAGTAATATGATATTGGATTTTGTGAATAAATTCGGTTGTGCACCTGTGTGCAATAATCAGATCCCGCGTGGGAAATGA
- a CDS encoding site-specific DNA-methyltransferase: MVEFIGGMSMKNNQKNAGITNNILLETSDESINKEVILSRQKDFESIRDNLSGHLKVSTQDVLLAEGDSLELLQSLPDHSVSLILTDPPYHSTKKDNIHGDKAFKNDSEYIEWLSKYSKEWHRILKPNGSLFCFCSSKLAARLEVELSKKFNILNQIVWSKPNDPGFDGWKQKMKKEALRQWYPHSERVIFAEPAYEGNLFRSYFGNVLRDLRKKAGFTMKLLCEKTGTYGRVNHGGAASNWEAGRNTPSSEQYEKISNALLTSENINNVPYYEDLIRPFKTNGSCQFTDVWDFPSVRPYKNKHPAEKPIELLEYAIKTTTYEGDIVLDCFSGSGNAAIASLNHNRLAVAIEIDPKWVGISQKNIEIFNKKH; the protein is encoded by the coding sequence ATGGTAGAATTTATTGGCGGAATGAGTATGAAAAACAATCAAAAAAATGCTGGTATAACAAATAACATCTTACTAGAAACAAGTGATGAATCAATTAATAAAGAAGTGATATTATCTCGACAAAAGGACTTTGAAAGCATCAGAGATAATCTTTCTGGTCATCTGAAAGTATCAACCCAAGACGTCCTTTTGGCAGAAGGAGATTCATTAGAATTATTACAATCGTTACCAGATCATAGTGTTTCATTGATATTAACTGATCCACCGTACCATTCTACAAAGAAGGATAATATACATGGGGACAAAGCGTTCAAAAACGATTCTGAATATATAGAATGGTTATCAAAATATTCAAAAGAATGGCACAGAATTTTAAAGCCAAATGGATCTTTATTCTGTTTTTGTTCATCAAAGCTTGCCGCTAGATTAGAAGTAGAGTTGTCTAAAAAATTTAACATACTGAATCAGATAGTGTGGTCAAAACCAAATGACCCTGGGTTTGATGGCTGGAAACAAAAAATGAAAAAAGAGGCATTACGCCAATGGTATCCACATAGTGAACGTGTTATTTTTGCAGAACCTGCATATGAAGGCAATCTTTTTCGATCGTATTTTGGGAATGTATTGCGCGATTTGAGGAAAAAAGCAGGTTTCACAATGAAACTGTTGTGTGAAAAAACAGGAACCTATGGACGTGTAAATCATGGTGGTGCGGCATCTAATTGGGAAGCTGGAAGAAATACACCATCTAGTGAACAATATGAAAAAATCAGTAATGCCCTTCTTACAAGTGAAAATATAAATAATGTGCCTTATTACGAAGATTTAATCCGTCCATTTAAGACCAACGGGTCTTGCCAATTTACAGATGTGTGGGATTTTCCATCAGTACGCCCCTATAAAAACAAACATCCAGCTGAGAAACCAATAGAGCTACTAGAATATGCAATAAAAACAACAACATATGAAGGTGATATCGTCTTAGATTGTTTTTCTGGTTCCGGTAATGCTGCCATTGCATCTTTAAACCATAATAGATTAGCAGTTGCAATTGAAATTGATCCAAAATGGGTAGGCATATCACAAAAAAACATTGAGATCTTCAACAAAAAACATTGA
- a CDS encoding NfeD family protein, with the protein MLKKPSPLIPFLFLALILLLLSPACASAEDKVLVLELSDSITPVSDDLVVDALLVAEQEGYEALVITLNTPGGGVDETLRIIEAIDQSEVPVIGYVYPGGTKAWSAGTLILLGTDVAAMAPFTVIGSAQPVTVSTGGVEPVEDDKIVNALVALAKEKANQHGRNETAAEKFITENLNLNAEEALETGVIEYVATDVEDLLEQVDGETIKSKELNTSGATIDTYVPNLRLSFMNIISDPVISSLLIMLGIYGIVIGISNPGAGAEIFGVVAISLGLIGTGFDVNIAAIFLIILGVILFVLELQAPGVGIFGISGLICLIAGSIFLVPTDFPRWYTPADVQQTMIIAIVTPTIVMGLLFVFVFYKVLEVRHRKPVIGEEPTGDLAEALDKIDAGSKGFVRYKGEYWKARSEDDLEEGDTVMITDKKGPLLFVKKSE; encoded by the coding sequence ATGTTGAAAAAGCCATCACCTCTTATTCCTTTTTTATTTTTAGCATTGATATTATTATTGCTGAGCCCTGCCTGTGCTTCCGCAGAAGATAAAGTTCTAGTACTGGAACTATCCGATTCGATCACACCGGTATCTGATGACCTTGTAGTTGATGCACTTTTGGTAGCAGAACAGGAAGGATATGAAGCACTTGTTATAACCCTCAACACCCCCGGAGGCGGGGTCGATGAAACGCTCAGGATCATTGAAGCCATAGACCAGTCAGAAGTTCCAGTTATCGGATACGTCTACCCCGGCGGAACAAAAGCGTGGTCTGCAGGAACACTGATCCTTCTTGGAACTGATGTTGCTGCAATGGCACCCTTTACGGTCATTGGTTCTGCACAGCCGGTCACTGTTTCCACAGGAGGGGTCGAACCTGTGGAAGATGACAAGATAGTGAACGCCCTTGTGGCACTTGCAAAAGAGAAGGCAAATCAGCACGGACGTAATGAGACCGCAGCTGAGAAGTTCATTACCGAGAACCTCAACCTCAATGCCGAGGAAGCACTGGAAACAGGAGTCATCGAATATGTTGCCACAGATGTTGAAGACCTACTTGAACAGGTGGATGGGGAGACAATAAAGAGTAAGGAGCTGAACACCAGCGGTGCTACCATTGATACGTATGTTCCAAACCTCAGGCTGAGCTTTATGAATATAATCTCAGATCCTGTGATATCATCACTACTGATAATGCTTGGAATATACGGCATCGTTATCGGAATTTCAAACCCTGGAGCAGGAGCTGAGATATTTGGTGTCGTAGCTATCTCGCTGGGACTTATAGGAACAGGTTTTGATGTGAATATCGCAGCAATATTCCTGATAATCCTGGGGGTGATACTATTCGTTCTCGAATTGCAGGCGCCGGGAGTTGGTATATTCGGAATATCGGGACTGATATGTTTGATAGCAGGAAGTATTTTCCTGGTACCCACAGATTTCCCGCGCTGGTATACACCTGCAGACGTTCAGCAGACAATGATCATTGCGATCGTTACACCTACGATAGTAATGGGATTGCTGTTCGTATTCGTGTTTTACAAAGTGCTGGAGGTCAGGCATCGCAAACCGGTCATCGGTGAAGAACCCACAGGTGACCTTGCCGAAGCTCTCGATAAGATCGATGCCGGTTCGAAAGGATTTGTAAGATACAAGGGAGAATACTGGAAAGCAAGATCAGAAGACGATCTGGAAGAAGGTGATACTGTAATGATCACCGACAAAAAAGGACCGCTCCTCTTTGTGAAAAAGAGCGAGTGA
- the hisH gene encoding imidazole glycerol phosphate synthase subunit HisH — translation MKKIVIIDYGLGNLRSVQKGLEHAGAEVTISKDPADLESADGVILPGVGAFSDAMKNIVPFLDGIHSYVASGKPVLGICLGQQMLMSHSEEGGLNDGLDLVPGKVLRFPHSELKVPHMGWNALSIEQDHPLYEGIEDGAFVYFVHSYYVDTDAAHTLASCDYGVKFAASVVNSTGNVIGTQFHPEKSGDIGLKMLENFVGMC, via the coding sequence ATGAAAAAGATAGTGATAATTGATTATGGGCTTGGCAACCTCCGTAGTGTCCAGAAAGGGCTGGAACACGCAGGTGCGGAAGTGACCATATCAAAGGACCCTGCAGACCTTGAAAGTGCAGATGGTGTCATTCTTCCGGGCGTCGGGGCTTTTTCCGATGCGATGAAGAACATCGTTCCTTTCCTTGATGGCATACACAGTTACGTGGCTTCTGGAAAACCGGTCCTTGGTATTTGCTTAGGGCAGCAGATGCTCATGAGCCATTCAGAAGAAGGAGGGCTCAATGATGGGCTTGATCTTGTTCCCGGCAAGGTTCTCCGCTTCCCACACAGCGAACTGAAGGTCCCGCACATGGGCTGGAACGCTCTTTCCATCGAGCAGGACCATCCTCTCTATGAGGGAATAGAAGATGGTGCATTCGTTTATTTTGTACATTCATATTATGTGGATACTGATGCTGCCCACACTCTCGCTTCATGTGATTATGGTGTGAAATTCGCTGCATCGGTCGTCAATTCCACAGGCAACGTTATCGGAACACAGTTCCATCCTGAAAAAAGTGGTGATATCGGCCTGAAGATGCTTGAGAATTTTGTAGGCATGTGCTGA
- a CDS encoding NOB1 family endonuclease, giving the protein MTFYITDSAVFIYGYDGNPSEFITVPTVRNEMKSQEALMRFEIACETGTRVEQPDPDIRKKVVSLAKETRDVEELSDTDIDILAKAFEYKEDSILLTDDYAVQNVASVLGIEFKPIAQKKIRDVLVWGKKCTACRRKFDEGEECPVCGSPLKKVRKRKL; this is encoded by the coding sequence ATGACATTCTATATTACAGACTCCGCAGTTTTTATCTATGGTTATGATGGCAACCCTTCAGAATTCATAACAGTACCTACTGTCAGGAATGAGATGAAGAGCCAGGAAGCCCTTATGCGATTTGAGATCGCCTGTGAGACAGGTACCCGGGTGGAACAGCCTGACCCTGACATCAGGAAAAAGGTGGTTTCGCTTGCCAAAGAGACGCGTGACGTCGAGGAGCTTTCGGATACGGACATCGATATCCTCGCAAAGGCATTTGAATATAAAGAGGACTCGATCCTGCTAACAGATGATTATGCTGTACAGAACGTCGCATCAGTTCTTGGTATTGAATTCAAGCCAATTGCACAGAAGAAGATACGTGATGTCCTTGTATGGGGAAAGAAGTGCACTGCATGCAGGCGTAAGTTCGATGAAGGTGAGGAATGCCCTGTTTGTGGGTCACCATTGAAAAAGGTCAGGAAAAGAAAACTATAA
- a CDS encoding BstXI family restriction endonuclease produces the protein MSTKSNDKSTKIAIPKLPQMIKGKIYKTGQTRGADDDVIYQNRVLRNNTVLIPFSMWKNGLTFPNKGDFENGFIVLISPEEYFTIIKMGNELNDYDLIIGENALVFYVTREQWQNYNPDKLGWIPAQKRNSPLEGQYVARVAATTSINNGEKINRGFNGTSSKGAGIRVYEYASKETINLCSLQLEALFWHCSDSFEITIKYGMTEEDALKRRKFIIDSAEEAGLLDYELLFNSRMIDKDQDTICPLCLEKLSSEGFFTRMKQAEGREVHDLTVTELNLFHIDELKINEYNHHPYNLGWGHHHCNVVVKDMGISETINWMKRIIETNKQWESS, from the coding sequence ATGTCTACTAAAAGCAATGACAAATCTACAAAAATTGCAATTCCAAAATTACCTCAAATGATTAAAGGGAAAATTTATAAAACTGGGCAAACTAGAGGTGCAGATGATGACGTCATATATCAAAATCGTGTTTTGCGCAACAATACTGTTTTAATTCCATTTTCCATGTGGAAAAATGGTTTAACTTTCCCAAATAAAGGAGATTTTGAAAACGGTTTTATTGTCCTCATATCTCCTGAAGAATACTTTACCATCATAAAAATGGGAAATGAATTAAATGATTATGATTTGATAATTGGTGAAAATGCACTTGTTTTTTATGTAACCCGAGAACAATGGCAAAATTATAATCCAGACAAATTAGGTTGGATTCCTGCACAAAAACGCAATTCTCCATTGGAAGGACAATATGTTGCACGTGTCGCTGCAACAACTTCAATAAATAATGGGGAAAAGATTAATAGGGGATTTAATGGGACTTCTTCAAAAGGAGCAGGAATACGAGTTTATGAGTATGCGAGCAAAGAAACAATTAATCTGTGTTCTCTACAACTCGAAGCTCTATTCTGGCATTGTTCTGATTCTTTTGAAATTACAATAAAGTATGGCATGACTGAAGAAGACGCTTTAAAACGTAGAAAATTTATAATCGATTCTGCTGAAGAAGCAGGATTATTGGACTATGAACTTCTTTTTAATTCGCGAATGATTGATAAAGACCAGGATACGATCTGCCCTTTGTGTTTAGAAAAATTGAGTTCTGAAGGATTTTTTACTAGAATGAAACAAGCTGAAGGCCGTGAAGTTCATGATCTTACTGTAACAGAACTAAATTTATTCCATATCGATGAACTAAAAATAAATGAGTACAATCATCATCCCTACAATTTAGGATGGGGACACCATCATTGTAATGTTGTAGTAAAAGACATGGGAATAAGTGAAACAATAAATTGGATGAAGCGTATTATTGAAACTAATAAACAATGGGAATCATCATAA